A single region of the Clostridia bacterium genome encodes:
- the thpR gene encoding RNA 2',3'-cyclic phosphodiesterase, with product MFFCIELPQNIRELLTSVQAKIDHPGLPIKWVEPYNLHITLLFLGELAPHYLPVMETAVLPRVSRIPPYMVSLDKLGFFPNSQKPKVIWVGIDEGRDDTIKLHDIIVEALATGAIRGKAEGHRFFPHITLGRIRESRQGSCNRGSIRLQTSIPKTSFKVDYVTLMRSDLTAKGPIYTPVFNAPLLSK from the coding sequence TTGTTTTTCTGTATAGAGTTGCCTCAGAACATAAGGGAACTTTTAACTTCTGTGCAAGCGAAGATAGACCACCCAGGGCTGCCAATCAAGTGGGTTGAACCGTATAATCTGCATATAACTCTTCTTTTTCTAGGTGAGCTTGCACCGCATTACTTGCCGGTGATGGAGACTGCAGTGTTGCCTAGAGTATCAAGGATACCTCCTTATATGGTATCGCTGGACAAGCTTGGGTTTTTCCCTAATTCGCAAAAGCCAAAAGTCATCTGGGTAGGCATTGATGAGGGTCGAGACGATACAATAAAGCTTCACGATATTATTGTTGAAGCCCTAGCTACGGGTGCTATAAGGGGGAAAGCTGAAGGGCACAGGTTTTTCCCTCACATAACTTTGGGTCGTATACGAGAATCAAGACAAGGAAGCTGCAATCGCGGCAGTATCAGACTTCAAACATCGATCCCAAAGACAAGCTTTAAAGTTGATTATGTTACGCTCATGCGAAGTGATTTGACGGCGAAGGGACCCATTTATACGCCGGTGTTCAATGCTCCACTTCTTTCGAAGTAA